In the Arachis ipaensis cultivar K30076 chromosome B04, Araip1.1, whole genome shotgun sequence genome, ATTGGCGAATGTTGGGTTATGAAGTTTGTGGTTGAAGAGATATTTGAGAACTTAGAAACCGGTGATGGTTATATGAATTTAGAACTTGGAAAGGAATAATGAGgaaattattggattatatgggagtgtgcggagcctatatctccagcgtggcagatttttctgctgcatgagtagttgttgttgagagtgtgcagagcctatatctccATCGTGGCAGATTTTTCTGCTGCatgagtagttgttgttgtttccttctctactgcatgaagtgtgcggggcctatatctctggagtagtagactccctactgcatgagtgtgcagggcactatatctctggtgTAGCAGATTCGCtgttgcatgagtgtgcagggcactatatctctagcgtggcagaaaaggctacatccggaaggatgtgtcaggttggcatttacaaaccgacaagtgatatcatgagccaataggacaggcatttatcatatgcatcacttatgtgcttgttttctttgattacttgagtttgccttgtgtaatatgcttacttgcttcttgaattacttctTATATATGatttctacttgtgttttacttgcttgcattacctgtgattgtctggtgctgaagatgttaggtaggcggtggcgatgggatcgctcggagggtaggttggcgaaggccgtgggacagcggtgactagttttagttagaaatctTCTAAGTTTAGATACCTTTGTTTATTATTTAaggtttaattaattatttcgtTAAGCTTGAATATTTGTTTAGTATAAAGCTCTAGGGTTGCCTCTGGCGTCCCGGGGACTTACATCTTATATCACTGGGTATtgttactatactgagaacctccagttctcattccatactttcttgtttttTAAatacaggtcgcaacccacctcagtgagttgcttAATGGTAGCAGAACGGAGGACCTTATTCTATTTTGCTGTCATTTTGGGTTATTTAGACTAGTTCTCTCACCTCTGTATTTATATTTGCCTTAGAGACTTACTTTGAGAGATATATTTTGTATATGTTGTTATAACCTTCAAAACTCTGTAAGTCTACATATTGACTAGTCGGCCTAAAACTCCGCGGGCTGAGGCTAGTTCCTCATGACTATTATACTCTCTTATATAATTATATCTTGTTGTTTTGTTTCTGTATCTTGTCTTTTTCGCTAATAGTTATCGTGTGAACGATTCGCACTTTTTGAAACTCTATTTTTTTGAGCTTAtatcttcatcgggcttctaggaTTATTAAAGCCTTAGGATTGTCgtgacctctgattaacctttactttacggcatgaggtaaggcttagggtaatttgggtgttacatttagtggtatcagagcagtttgtccTCGTGAGTCTGATggatggactgattatgcttcattgcatactctgtgtatTTTCTTTGATGCTGTTAGGGTTATCTGTTtgatatatgcatagcatgcttgtttgtgagtgcctttttgggataattgaagcactagacttttgatattaagactgatcaccttaatatcgattgtttggtgtagacaggaaccctaatggctactcaCAGACGAGGACGTACTCGTACACGGGGAGGAACTGAGAATAACCGACCGGCCGATAACCATGCCGAATTCATGGCGGTGATAGCCAACTTGGCTAATACCATGGAAGCGAATGCTGCTGTAACGTTGCAAGCCGTACAAAGGTTGGGTCAACCGGCGGGAAATGAAAATAGAAACGGAGATGGAAATGGAACTGGGAATAGAGACGGAAATGGTAATGACTTGGGAGGTGCTCCGATGACCTTGGCTTCATTTCTGAAAGTTCATCCACCAACTTTTAGAGGATCGACTAACCCTACGAAAGTGGACAATTGGTTCCAAGCTATGGAGTGTGCATTGCAAGCTCAGCATGTCCCAACTAACCAGTACGTGGAGTTTGCGGCCCATCAACTGTTAGGAGAGGCAcaacattggtggcaaggagagtGCCAGTTGCTGCGACTTCCGAATGCAGAAATCTCTTGGGATGTATTTCAACGGTgttctataagaagtattttTCGGAGTCGGTGAGAGAGGCAAGGGAGTtagagcttatgcagctgaagcaaggctcAATGTCAGTAGCAGAGTACAGAAGCAAATTTGAAGAGCTGTGTAGGTTTTCAAGAGTATGTCAGAGAGCCCCTGAGACCTATGAGAGTTGGAAATGTATCAAGTATCAAGGAGGCCTCAAGGACGACATTATGACTGCTATAGCTCCCTTGGAGATAAGAATATTCTCGGAACTAGTCAACAAAGTGTGAGTTGTGGAGGACTGTGCCAATGAGATAACTAAGGCGAGAGAAAATCGAGGTTGTACTGACAACCGAGCTCGTAGTGATTACCTTGCACCGAGGGGGCAAAGCTTTAAAAGAGATGGGAACTTCGGAAGGGACAACAATGCTCAGTTTCACCATATGGGGGAGGTCATCTGTGTTTTACTTGTGGGAAGCCTGGACATATATCCAAGTATTGTCGTCGCGGGAGGAACCGAGATGAGGGTCAGAATCAACAGCTAGGCCGTGTGTTTACTTTGGATGCACGTGATGCAACGGGGTCAGATTCTCCGATGAGAGGTAAGCGTATGCTTTGAGTATTATGTATTGCTTGGACTTGAGGGTAGCTTAGTTCTATCTTTTGGAAAGTCGCCGTTAGGATTACAAGAGCTTAAAGTTTTGTTGGAAGTAAACCATGGAAAAGGAAGATTCTAGTGGCGGTAGCCGAGGATTTCAGATTTGTGATGAcgaataatcagagtgacgcagcagaAGATGAGAGAGAACATCGACACGATAGAACGTTTTGAGGAGGATATATCACGTGAttcgaattttcgagggcgaaaattttattaggaagggagaatgtaagaaccgaagTTTTTCACGTagaaaccgttttaataaaataataatttttaagtgcCCAGAGTAGATtcaaatttagaagttttaatttgaaaattttaaaggtgaaatttggtttcaatgaatttttttgagttggaaaatgtatctttttcgaaaagttt is a window encoding:
- the LOC107636993 gene encoding uncharacterized protein LOC107636993; translated protein: MAVIANLANTMEANAAVTLQAVQRLGQPAGNENRNGDGNGTGNRDGNGNDLGGAPMTLASFLKVHPPTFRGSTNPTKVDNWFQAMECALQAQHVPTNQNLLGCISTVFYKKYFSESVREARELELMQLKQGSMSVAEYRSKFEELCRFSRVCQRAPETYESWKCIKYQGGLKDDIMTAIAPLEIRIFSELVNKV